A region from the Geobacter benzoatilyticus genome encodes:
- a CDS encoding glutaredoxin family protein, which yields MVTILTRLCAAIGILAGLFFAPGPAHGAGDGTAGEATLYFFWGEGCSHCARAKPFLHELQRKHPALRIRSYEVFSVPKNMELLVAMAKERGVEASGVPTFIVGNQVIAGFTDEKRSAIERLVSPLPPPRTAETQAAAKASAITLPGIGAIDPQTLSLPAFTLIIALLDSFNPCAFFVLLFLLSLLIHAHSRRRMAIVGLTFVFFSGLVYFLFMAAWLNLFLVAGTLNAVTIAAGIIALIVAAINIKDFFFFEKGISLVIPEAKKPKLFERMRNLVRTGSLPSMLAGTVVLAVAANSYELLCTAGFPMVYTRILTLRGLTPTGYYLYLTAYNLVYVVPLAVIVGVFTATLGNRKLTEWEGRVLKLLSGVMMLMLGLVILLKPTLLNNTLVSLALLAAALLVTGIVALAARRFGQKEEKPHPQ from the coding sequence ATGGTGACAATCCTGACCAGGCTCTGCGCCGCAATCGGTATCCTCGCCGGACTGTTCTTCGCCCCCGGGCCCGCCCACGGCGCCGGAGACGGCACCGCCGGTGAAGCGACGCTGTATTTCTTCTGGGGCGAAGGCTGTTCACACTGTGCCAGGGCGAAACCGTTTCTCCATGAGTTGCAGCGGAAACACCCCGCCCTTCGGATTCGCTCTTACGAGGTTTTCTCCGTCCCGAAAAACATGGAACTGCTCGTTGCCATGGCAAAGGAGCGTGGCGTCGAAGCAAGCGGTGTTCCAACCTTTATCGTCGGCAACCAGGTCATCGCCGGTTTCACCGATGAAAAAAGGTCCGCCATCGAACGCCTCGTTTCCCCGCTGCCGCCCCCCCGCACGGCAGAGACACAGGCGGCGGCAAAGGCATCAGCAATCACCCTCCCCGGCATCGGCGCCATCGATCCGCAGACCCTGTCGCTGCCGGCGTTCACCCTCATCATCGCCCTGCTCGACAGCTTCAACCCCTGTGCGTTTTTCGTGCTCCTTTTCCTTCTGAGCCTGCTGATCCACGCCCACTCCCGGCGCCGCATGGCAATAGTGGGGCTAACCTTCGTCTTTTTCTCGGGGCTGGTCTATTTCCTCTTCATGGCGGCCTGGCTCAACCTCTTCCTGGTGGCGGGCACCCTGAACGCCGTCACGATTGCCGCCGGAATAATCGCCCTTATCGTTGCCGCCATAAACATCAAAGACTTCTTTTTCTTCGAAAAGGGGATTTCTCTTGTCATCCCCGAAGCAAAAAAGCCCAAACTCTTCGAGCGGATGAGGAACCTGGTCCGGACCGGGTCCCTCCCTTCAATGCTGGCGGGAACGGTTGTCCTGGCGGTGGCGGCAAACAGCTACGAACTCCTCTGCACCGCCGGTTTTCCCATGGTCTATACCCGGATTCTGACCCTTCGCGGGCTCACGCCCACAGGGTATTACCTCTACCTGACGGCTTACAACCTGGTGTACGTGGTCCCCCTGGCCGTCATCGTGGGGGTTTTCACGGCGACCCTCGGCAACCGGAAGCTGACGGAATGGGAAGGGCGGGTTCTGAAACTCCTCTCCGGAGTCATGATGCTCATGCTGGGGCTGGTCATACTGTTGAAGCCGACGCTGCTGAACAACACCCTCGTTTCGCTGGCGCTCCTGGCGGCCGCACTGCTGGTGACCGGAATCGTTGCCCTGGCGGCACGCAGGTTCGGGCAAAAGGAAGAAAAGCCCCATCCTCAGTGA
- the gluQRS gene encoding tRNA glutamyl-Q(34) synthetase GluQRS codes for MHNKHSVAGRFAPSPTGALHLGSLVAAVGSYGAAKRSGGLWLLRMEDLDTPRVVKGMADDILRTLEALGFAWDGEIMWQSRRTEAYQAALDRLLAAGDAYPCGCSRAEIARVASAPHTGDGEVPYPNLCRHGLAAGKDARSYRVKVGAEPITVHDLVMGEQRYDLARICGDFVVKRADGLFAYQLAVVVDDAEQGVTQVVRGSDLLSSSPRQVHLQRLLGYETPVYAHLPLVTAPGGGKLSKRDNAVSLAAGRNLAADGGLLLLAALRFLGQHPPVSLEGASGREILAWTADYFDLSLVPTRSAPLVLPF; via the coding sequence ATGCACAATAAACATAGCGTTGCCGGCAGGTTCGCACCATCTCCCACGGGCGCTCTCCATCTGGGTTCGCTGGTGGCAGCCGTTGGAAGTTATGGGGCGGCGAAACGTTCGGGTGGCCTGTGGCTGCTGCGGATGGAGGATCTGGACACCCCCAGGGTGGTGAAGGGGATGGCCGACGACATCCTGCGTACTCTGGAAGCTCTGGGCTTCGCCTGGGATGGGGAAATCATGTGGCAGAGCAGAAGGACTGAGGCGTACCAGGCTGCCTTGGACCGGCTGCTTGCCGCAGGGGACGCCTATCCTTGCGGCTGCTCGCGGGCGGAAATCGCCCGGGTTGCCTCGGCTCCCCATACCGGCGACGGCGAGGTTCCCTATCCCAATCTCTGTCGCCATGGCCTGGCGGCCGGGAAAGACGCGCGCTCCTACCGCGTGAAGGTGGGTGCCGAGCCCATTACCGTCCACGATCTCGTCATGGGAGAGCAGCGGTACGACCTGGCCCGGATATGCGGGGACTTTGTGGTGAAGCGGGCCGACGGCCTCTTCGCCTATCAGCTCGCCGTGGTGGTGGACGATGCGGAGCAGGGGGTGACCCAGGTGGTGCGGGGGAGCGATCTTCTATCCTCATCGCCGCGGCAGGTTCATCTTCAGCGGCTCCTGGGGTACGAAACCCCCGTTTACGCCCATCTCCCCCTGGTAACCGCTCCCGGCGGCGGAAAGCTGTCGAAGCGGGATAATGCCGTTTCCCTGGCCGCCGGCCGCAACCTGGCTGCCGATGGCGGGTTGTTGCTGTTGGCGGCACTTCGCTTCCTGGGCCAGCATCCCCCTGTTTCCCTTGAAGGTGCTTCAGGCAGGGAAATCCTTGCCTGGACGGCGGATTACTTCGATCTTTCCCTGGTTCCCACCCGTTCGGCGCCCCTGGTGCTTCCCTTCTGA
- a CDS encoding TerC family protein, producing MEWLSDPQAWIALATLTALEIVLGIDNIVFISILAGKLPAEQQEKARITGLALAMFTRVGLLFSLTWLMGLTAPLFSVTGREISGRDLILIAGGLFLLAKSTMEIHDKLEGEEGHSSTRAAASFAGIIVQILLLDIVFSLDSIITAIGMANNLAVMVLAVVIAVGFMMFFSGKISAFVEEHPTIKMLALSFLILIGVALIGDGMGMHIPKGYIYFAMAFSVAVEMLNLKARAKGKPVKLHQAYTEDDA from the coding sequence ATGGAATGGCTCAGCGACCCCCAGGCATGGATAGCCCTGGCAACCCTTACGGCACTTGAAATTGTTCTCGGCATCGACAATATTGTTTTCATTTCGATACTTGCGGGTAAATTGCCCGCCGAACAGCAGGAAAAGGCGCGCATCACCGGCCTCGCCCTGGCCATGTTCACCCGCGTGGGGCTTCTGTTCTCCCTCACCTGGCTCATGGGGCTCACTGCTCCCCTCTTTTCCGTTACAGGGCGGGAGATTTCGGGGCGCGACCTCATACTCATCGCGGGAGGTCTGTTCCTGCTGGCCAAGAGCACCATGGAGATTCACGACAAGCTTGAAGGGGAGGAAGGGCACTCTTCTACCAGGGCAGCCGCTTCCTTCGCCGGCATAATTGTTCAGATTCTACTCCTTGACATCGTATTCTCCCTCGACTCGATCATCACCGCCATCGGCATGGCCAACAATCTGGCGGTCATGGTTCTGGCCGTTGTCATCGCAGTCGGGTTCATGATGTTCTTCTCGGGCAAGATCAGCGCGTTCGTTGAAGAACACCCGACCATCAAGATGCTGGCCCTCTCCTTCCTCATTCTCATCGGCGTGGCGCTCATCGGCGACGGGATGGGCATGCACATACCCAAGGGCTACATCTACTTCGCCATGGCGTTCTCGGTGGCGGTTGAGATGCTTAACCTGAAGGCCCGCGCCAAAGGTAAGCCGGTGAAGCTCCACCAGGCCTATACGGAGGATGACGCGTAG